One segment of Anopheles stephensi strain Indian chromosome 3, UCI_ANSTEP_V1.0, whole genome shotgun sequence DNA contains the following:
- the LOC118508850 gene encoding LOW QUALITY PROTEIN: spectrin alpha chain (The sequence of the model RefSeq protein was modified relative to this genomic sequence to represent the inferred CDS: deleted 2 bases in 2 codons) → MEQFTPKEVRILESAEDIQERRDQVLNRYSEFKLETRQKREKLEDSRRFQYFKRDSDELESWINEKLQAASEESYRDPTNLQAKIQKHQAFEAEVSAHSNAIVVLDNTGQEMINQGHFASETIQRRLEELQRLWELLLSRLAEKGMKLQQALVLVQFLRHCEEVMFWIKDKEAFVTADEFGHDLEHVEVLQRKFDEFQKDMASQEYRVTEVNELADKLLFGGHPERETITRKKEELNEAWQRLKQLAILRQEKLFGAHEIQRFNRDADETVAWIAEKDVVLSSDDYGRDLASVQALQRKHEGVERDLAALEDKVAALGTEAGRLCSIHADHSEQIRDKQAEIAAYWQSLTAKAKERKQKLDESYFLHRFLADFRDLVSWINGMKAIISADELAKDVAGAEALLERHQEHKGEIDARVDSFKLTTEAGQQLLDREHYAAAEVQEKLAALDNDKGSLLVLWEDRRILYEQCMDLQLFYRDTEQADTWMAKQEAFLANEDLGDTLDSVEALIKKHEDFEKSLAAQEEKIKALDVFATKLIDGQHYAADDVAQRRAMLLARRSALQEKSSVRQHLLEDSNALQQFERDCDETKGWISEKLKFATDDSYLDPTNLNGKVQKHTNFEHELTVNKSRIEDITATGQKLSESEHYAADKVNARMQEIVTLWESLVRASDKKGCKLQEASQQQQFNRTVEDIELWLSEVEGQLLSEDYGKDLTSVQNLQKKQALLEADVMAHQDRIEGIKVAANKFVESGHFDADNIRAKEAALSKRYAALAEPMAIRKQRLLDSLQVQQLFRDLEDEAAWIREKEPVAASTNRGRDLIGVQNLIKKHQAVLAEINNHESRCAGVISNGEQMLTEQPTASEEIKLRLDALKDQWNSLKEKSNQRKQDLEDSLQAHQYFADANEAESWMREKEPIVSNQDYGKDEDSSEALLKKHEALVSDLEAFGNTIQALQEQAKNCRQQETPVVDITGKECVMALYDYTEKSPREVSMKKNDVLTLLNSNNKDWWKVEVNDRQGFVPAAYIKKIDPGLSASQQNLIDGHSIAKRQMQINSQYDNLLALARERQNKLNETVKAYVLVREAADLAAWIKDKESHAQIKDVGEDLEEVEVLQKKFDDFNDDLKANEVRLAKLNEIAIQLTSLGQTEAALKIKTQIQTLNEEWATLQTITQERASQLGSAHEVQRFHRDVDETKDWIAEKENALNNDELGKDLRGVQTLQRKHEGLERDLAALQDKIRQLDETANRLMQSHPDTAEQTYAKQKEINEEWQQVVNEGTARKEKLLDSYDLQRFLSDYRDLSAWISSMMGLVTSEELANDVTGAEALIERHQNHRAEIDFRCGIPQEHRTEVDARAGTFSAFEQFGNELLQANHYAAPEIQEKIENLAKAREELERAWTARRLQLDQNLDLQLYLRDCEQAENWMSAREAFLNAEEVDSKGDNVEALIKKHEDFDKAINGHEEKIGALQVLADQLIAQEHYAGRLIDAKRQEVLDRWRHLKEDLIEKRSRLGDEQTLQQFSRDADEIENWIAEKLQLATEESYKDPANIQSKHQKHQAFEAELAANADRISSVLAMGSNLIDRNQCSGSEEAVQKRLTQIADQWEYLTQKTTEKSLKLKEANKQRTYIAAVKDLDFWLGEVESLLTSEDAGKDLASVQNLMKKHQLVEADIHAHEDRIKDMNGQADSLVESGQFDSAGIQEKRQSINERYERIRNLAAHRQARLNEANTLHQFFRDIADEESWIKEKKLLVGSDDYGRDLTGVQNLKKKHKRLEAELASHEPAIQAVQEAGEKLMDVSNLGVPEIEQRLKALNQAWTELKGLAATRGQKLDESLIYQQFLAKVEEEEAWITEKQQLLSVEDYGDSMAAVQGLMKKHDAFETDFAAHRDRCSDIRDHGQTLVTNNNHHGDSISQRCVQLDKKLENLQALATRRKTALMDNFAYLQFMWKADVVESWIADKENHVKSEEFGRDLSTVQTLLTKQETFDAGLSAFEQEGIHNITALKDQLINANHAQSAAILKRHEDVLTRWQKLRGGSEDRKSRLLDMQDQFRQIEDLYLTFAKKASAFNSWFENAEEDLTDPVRCNSIEEIKALREAHAAFQASLSSAQVDFQALAALDQKIKNFNVGPNPYTWFTMEALEDTWRNLQKIIEERDAELAKEVHRQEENDKLRKEFAKHANLFHQWLTETRYNILGWDKNGTSLMDGSGSLEEQFEALCHKANEIRARRGDLKKIEELGATLEEHLILDNRYTEHSTVGLAQQWDQLDQLAMRMQHNLKQQIQARNQSGVSEDSLKEFSMMFKHFDKDKSGKLNHQEFKSCLRALGYDLPMVEEGQPDPEFEEILNVVDPNRDGQVSLQEYIAFMISKETENVQSFEEIENAFRAITASDPRPRPYVTKEELYSNLTKDMADYCVQRMKPYNDPKTGHPITGALDYVEFTRTLFQN, encoded by the exons ATGGAGCAATTTACCCCGAAGGAAGTGCGCATTCTGGAGAGCGCCGAAGATATCCAGGAGCGGCGCGATCAGGTGCTGAACCGTTACAGCGAGTTCAAGCTCGAGACACGCCAGAAGCGCGAAAAGCTGGAAGACTCGCGCCGCTTCCAGTACTTTAAGCGCGACTCGGACGAGCTGGAAAGCTGGATCAACGAGAAGCTGCAGGCGGCTAGCGAGGAAAGCTACCGCGATCCGACCAACCTGCAGGCGAAAATCCAAAAGCATCAAGCGTTCGAAGCCGAAGTGTCAGCGCACAGCAATGCGATCGTGGTGCTGGACAACACGGGCCAGGAAATGATCAACCAGGGCCATTTCGCGTCCGAAACCATCCAGCGCCGGCTGGAGGAGTTGCAACGGTTGTgggagctgctgctgtcccGGTTGGCCGAAAAGGGCATGAAGCTGCAGCAGGCGCTGGTGTTGGTACAGTTCCTGCGCCACTGCGAGGAAGTAATGTTCTGGATCAAGGACAAGGAAGCGTTCGTAACGGCGGACGAGTTCGGGCACGATCTGGAGCATGTCGAGGTGTTGCAGCGGAAGTTCGACGAGTTCCAGAAGGATATGGCGTCGCAGGAGTATCGCGTGACGGAGGTGAACGAGCTGGCGGACAAGCTGCTGTTCGGTGGCCATCCGGAGCGGGAAACGATAACGCGCAAGAAGGAGGAGCTGAACGAGGCGTGGCAGCGCTTGAAGCAGCTGGCCATATTGCGCCAGGAGAAGCTGTTCGGGGCGCACGAAATCCAGCGTTTCAACCGCGATGCGGATGAGACGGTTGCGTGGATCGCTGAGAAGGATGTCGTGCTGTCGTCCGACGATTACGGGCGCGATCTGGCCAGCGTGCAAGCGCTGCAGCGCAAGCACGAAGGTGTGGAGCGTGATCTGGCGGCGCTCGAGGACAAGGTGGCCGCACTCGGTACCGAGGCCGGGCGCCTGTGCAGCATACACGCCGATCACAGCGAACAGATTCGTGACAAGCAGGCAGAGATTGCTGCGTACTGGCAGTCGCTAACGGCGAAGGCTAAGGAGCGCAAGCAGAAGCTCGACGAGTCCTACTTCTTGCACCGTTTCCTGGCCGACTTCCGCGATCTGGTATCGTGGATCAATGGCATGAAGGCGATCATATCCGCGGACGAGCTGGCGAAGGATGTGGCCGGTGCGGAGGCGCTGCTTGAACGCCACCAGGAGCACAAGGGTGAGATTGATGCGCGTGTGGACAGCTTCAAGCTCACCACGGAGGCTGGCCAGCAGCTGCTGGACCGCGAGCATTACGCTGCAGCGGAGGTGCAGGAGAAGCTGGCCGCGCTGGACAACGACAAGGGCTCGCTGCTGGTGTTGTGGGAGGACCGCCGCATCCTGTATGAGCAGTGCATGGATCTGCAGCTGTTCTACCGCGATACCGAGCAGGCTGACACGTGGATGGCCAAGCAGGAAGCGTTCCTGGCGAACGAGGATCTGGGCGATACGCTTGATTCCGTGGAGGCGCTCATCAAGAAGCATGAGGATTTCGAGAAGAGTTTGGCAGCGCAGGAGGAAAAGATCAAGGCGCTGGACGTGTTTGCGACGAAGCTGATCGATGGTCAGCACTATGCGGCGGATGATGTCGCGCAGCGTCGTGCAATGCTGTTGGCGCGCCGGTCCGCACTGCAGGAGAAATCCTCCGTGCGACAGCACCTGCTGGAGGACTCGAACGCTTTGCAGCAGTTTGAGCGCGACTGTGACGAAACGAAGGGCTGGATTAGTGAGAAGCTAAAGTTCGCCACGGACGATAGCTATCTGGATCCGACCAATCTGAACGGTAAGGTGCAGAAGCACACGAACTTCGAGCATGAGCTGACGGTGAACAAGAGCCGCATCGAGGATATCACGGCAACGGGCCAGAAGCTGTCCGAGAGCGAGCACTACGCGGCCGACAAGGTGAACGCTCGCATGCAGGAAATCGTAACGCTGTGGGAATCGCTCGTACGCGCTTCGGACAAGAAGGGTTGCAAGCTGCAGGAAgcttcgcagcagcagcagtttaaCCGCACGGTTGAGGACATAGAGCTGTGGCTGAGCGAGGTCGAGGGTCAGCTGCTGTCGGAGGACTACGGCAAGGATCTGACCAGTGTGCAAAACTTGCAGAAGAAGCAAGCGCTGCTGGAAGCGGACGTTATGGCGCACCAGGATCGTATCGAGGGTATCAAGGTGGCTGCGAACAAGTTCGTCGAGAGCGGCCACTTCGATGCGGATAACATTCGCGCCAAGGAAGCGGCCCTGTCGAAGCGTTACGCTGCGCTTGCTGAACCGATGGCGATTCGTAAGCAGCGTCTGCTGGATTCCCTGCAGGTGCAGCAACTGTTCCGCGATTTGGAAGACGAGGCGGCGTGGATCCGTGAGAAGGAACCGGTAGCTGCATCGACCAATCGTGGCCGCGACTTGATCGGTGTGCAGAACCTGATCAAGAAGCATCAGGCCGTGCTGGCGGAAATCAACAACCACGAGAGCCGCTGCGCCGGAGTCATTTCCAACGGTGAGCAGATGCTGACCGAGCAGCCGACGGCGAGCGAAGAAATCAAGCTGCGGCTGGACGCGCTGAAGGACCAGTGGAACTCGCTGAAGGAGAAATCGAACCAGCGCAAGCAGGATCTGGAAGATTCACTGCAGGCGCACCAGTACTTTGCCGATGCGAACGAAGCCGAATCGTGGATGCGCGAGAAGGAGCCGATCGTTTCGAACCAGGACTATGGTAAGGATGAGGACTCCTCGGAGGCGTTGCTGAAGAAGCACGAAGCGCTGGTGTCGGATCTGGAAGCGTTCGGCAACACGATCCAGGCGCTGCAGGAGCAGGCGAAGAACTGCCGCCAGCAGGAAACGCCGGTCGTCGATATTACGGGCAAGGAGTGCGTGATGGCGCTGTACGACTACACGGAAAAGTCGCCGCGCGAGGTGTCGATGAAGAAGAACGACGTGCTCACGCTGCTGAACTCCAACAACAAGGACTGGTGGAAGGTCGAGGTGAACGATCGGCAGGGTTTCGTGCCGGCCGCCTACATCAAGAAGATTGATCCCGGCCTAAGCGCTAGCCAGCAGAACCTGATCGATGGGCACTCGATCGCGAAGCGTCAGATGCAGATCAACAGCCAGTACGACAATCTGCTTGCGTTGGCGCGCGAGCGTCAAAACAAGCTGAACGAAACCGTGAAGGCGTACGTGCTGGTGCGTGAGGCGGCCGATCTGGCCGCGTGGATCAAGGACAAGGAGAGCCACGCGCAGATCAAGGACGTGGGTGAGGATCTGGAGGAGGTCGAGGTGCTGCAGAAGAAGTTCGACGACTTCAACGACGACCTGAAGGCGAACGAGGTACGGTTGGCGAAGTTGAACGAAATCGCCATCCAGCTGACCTCGCTGGGACAGACGGAGGCCGCCCTCAAGATCAAGACCCAGATCCAAACGCTGAACGAAGAGTGGGCGACGCTGCAGACGATCACGCAGGAACGCGCCAGCCAGCTTGGGTCGGCGCACGAGGTGCAGCGCTTCCATCGTGACGTGGACGAAACCAAGGACTGGATCGCGGAGAAGGAGAATGCgctgaacaacgatgagctgggCAAGGATCTGCGCGGTGTGCAGACGTTGCAGCGCAAGCACGAAGGTTTGGAGCGCGATCTGGCCGCACTGCAGGACAAGATCCGCCAGCTAGACGAGACGGCGAACCGTTTGATGCAGTCGCATCCGGACACGGCCGAGCAGACGTACGCCAAGCAGAAGGAGATCAACGAAGAATGGCAGCAGGTGGTGAACGAAGGCACAGCA CGCAAGGAGAAGCTGCTCGATTCGTACGATCTGCAGCGTTTCTTGAGCGACTACCGTGAT CTGTCCGCGTGGATCAGCTCGATGATGGGGCTGGTGACGTCGGAGGAGCTGGCCAACGATGTAACCGGTGCGGAAGCGTTGATTGAACGTCATCAG aACCATCGTGCCGAAATTGATTTTCGTTGCGGTATCCCGCAG GAACATCGTACGGAGGTGGATGCACGCGCCGGTACGTTCTCCGCGTTCGAGCAGTTCGGCAACGAGCTGCTGCAAGCGAACCATTATGCGGCGCCTGAAATTCAGGAAAAGATCGAAAATCTTGCCAAGGCCCGGGAAGAGCTGGAGCGTGCCTGGACCGCACGTCGCCTGCAGCTCGACCAGAACCTGGATCTGCAGCTGTATCTGCGTGACTGTGAGCAGGCCGAAAACTGGATGAGCGCACGTGAGGCCTTCCTGAACGCGGAAGAGGTCGACTCGAAGGGAGACAACGTGGAGGCACTGATCAAGAAGCACGAGGACTTCGATAAGGCGATCAATGGGCATGAGGAGAAGATCGGTGCGCTGCAGGTGCTGGCCGATCAGCTGATTGCCCAGGAGCACTATGCCGGTAGGCTGATCGATGCCAAGCGGCAGGAGGTGCTGGACCGCTGGCGTCACCTGAAGGAGGATCTGATCGAGAAGCGATCGCGGCTGGGCGATGAGCAGACGCTGCAGCAGTTCTCGCGTGATGCGGACGAGATCGAGAACTGGATCGCCGAGAAGCTTCAGCTGGCGACGGAGGAAAGCTACAAGGATCCGGCCAACATTCAGTCGAAGCACCAGAAGCATCAGGCGTTCGAGGCGGAACTGGCCGCTAACGCTGACCGTATCTCGAGTGTGCTGGCGATGGGCAGCAACTTGATCGATCGTAACCAGTGCAGCGGTTCGGAGGAAGCGGTGCAGAAGCGTCTGACGCAGATCGCTGACCAGTGGGAGTATCTGACACAGAAGACGACGGAAAAATCGCTGAAGctgaaggaagcaaacaagcaGCGCACCTACATTGCCGCGGTGAAGGATTTGGACTTCTGGTTGGGTGAGGTCGAGAGCCTGTTGACGTCCGAGGACGCGGGCAAGGATTTGGCCTCGGTGCAGAACCTGATGAAGAAGCATCAGCTGGTCGAGGCGGACATTCACGCGCACGAGGATCGCATTAAGGACATGAACGGTCAGGCCGATTCGTTGGTGGAGAGCGGTCAGTTCGATAGTGCCGGCATTCAGGAGAAGCGTCAGTCGATCAATGAACGGTACGAACGGATCCGCAATCTTGCTGCCCATCGTCAGGCTCGGTTGAACGAGGCGAACACGCTGCACCAATTCTTCCGCGACATTGCGGATGAGGAGAGTTGGATTAAGGAGAAGAAGCTGTTGGTCGGATCGGATGACTATGGGCGTGATTTGACCGGCGTGCAGAATCTGAAGAAGAAGCACAAGCGTCTGGAAGCGGAACTTGCCTCGCACGAGCCTGCGATACAGGCGGTACAGGAAGCGGGCGAGAAGCTGATGGACGTTTCCAACCTGGGCGTGCCGGAGATTGAACAGCGCCTGAAGGCGCTAAACCAGGCGTGGACTGAGCTGAAGGGATTGGCGGCTACCCGGGGCCAGAAGCTGGACGAGTCGCTCATCTACCAGCAGTTCCTGGCGAAGGTGGAGGAAGAGGAGGCCTGGATTACGGaaaagcagcagctgctgtcGGTCGAGGATTACGGCGACTCGATGGCGGCCGTGCAGGGTCTGATGAAGAAGCACGACGCGTTCGAGACGGACTTTGCCGCACACCGTGACCGTTGCTCGGATATCCGTGACCACGGTCAGACGTTGGTGACGAATAACAACCATCATGGTGACAGTATCTCGCAACGGTGCGTGCAGCTGGACAAGAAGCTGGAGAACCTGCAGGCTTTGGCGACACGCCGCAAGACGGCACTGATGGACAACTTCGCGTATCTGCAGTTCATGTGGAAGGCGGACGTGGTGGAGAGCTGGATCGCCGACAAGGAGAATCACGTCAAGTCGGAAGAATTTGGACGCGACCTGTCGACCGTTCAAACGTTGCTCACCAAGCAGGAGACATTCGATGCGG GTCTCTCGGCGTTTGAACAGGAGGGCATCCATAACATCACGGCGCTCAAGGATCAGCTGATCAACGCGAACCATGCCCAGTCCGCTGCAATTCTCAAACGCCACGAGGACGTGCTGACACGCTGGCAGAAGCTGCGCGGTGGTTCGGAGGACCGCAAGAGCCGTCTGCTCGACATGCAGGATCAGTTCCGCCAGATCGAGGATCTGTACCTGACGTTCGCCAAGAAGGCGTCGGCATTCAATTCGTGGTTCGAGAACGCCGAGGAGGATCTGACCGACCCGGTGCGCTGTAACTCGATCGAGGAGATCAAGGCGTTGCGTGAGGCTCACGCCGCGTTCCAAGCGTCGCTATCGTCTGCGCAGGTCGACTTCCAGGCACTGGCAGCGCTGGACCAAAAGATCAAGAACTTCAACGTCGGACCGAACCCGTACACCTGGTTCACGATGGAAGCGCTCGAGGACACGTGGCGTAATCTGCAAAAGATTATCGAGGAGCGTGACGCCGAGCTGGCGAAGGAAGTGCATCGCCAGGAAGAGAACGACAAGCTGCGCAAGGAGTTTGCCAAGCATGCGAATCTCTTCCACCAGTGGCTGACGGAGACAAG ATACAACATTCTTGGTTGGGATAAAAATGG AACGTCGCTCATGGATGGATCGGGCTCGCTGGAAGAACAATTCGAAGCGCTCTGCCACAAGGCCAACGAAATCCGTGCACGGCGCGGCGATCTGAAGAAGATCGAGGAGCTGGGTGCCACGCTGGAGGAGCATTTGATTCTGGACAATCGCTACACGGAACATTCGACGGTCGGGCTGGCACAGCAGTGGGATCAGCTCGACCAGCTCGCCATGCGTATGCAGCACAACCTGAAGCAACAGATCCAGGCCCGCAACCAGTCCGGCGTGTCGGAGGACTCGCTGAAGGAATTCTCGATGATGTTCAAGCACTTCGACAAGGACAAGAGTGGCAAGCTGAACCACCAGGAGTTCAAGTCCTGCCTGCGCGCCCTCGGTTACGATCTGCCAATGGTGGAGGAGGGTCAACCCGACCCGGAGTTCGAGGAAATCCTGAACGTGGTGGACCCGAACCGGGACGGTCAGGTATCGCTGCAGGAGTACATCGCCTTCATGATCTCGAAGGAAACGGAGAACGTGCAAAGCTTCGAAGAGATCGAGAATGCGTTCCGCGCGATCACGGCCTCCGATCCCCGCCCCCGCCCATACGTCACCAAGGAGGAACTGTATTCC AACCTCACCAAAGACATGGCGGACTATTGCGTGCAGCGCATGAAACCGTACAACGACCCGAAAACCGGTCACCCCATTACGGGTGCCTTGGATTACGTGGAGTTCACCAGAACATTGTTCCAGAACTAA